A window from Camelus dromedarius isolate mCamDro1 chromosome 9, mCamDro1.pat, whole genome shotgun sequence encodes these proteins:
- the HENMT1 gene encoding small RNA 2'-O-methyltransferase, producing MEENNLECNSVVDGNVEEVPDKKVIKFNPPLYRQRYEFVKKLVAQHEPKKVADLGCGDVFLLRMLKYQKCLEELVGVDINEEKFKWHGCKLSACVGDHLDPRELDLIITLYQGSVLEKDCRLVGFDMVTCIELIEHFDSEDLAKFPEVVFGYMSPAMIVISTPNSDFNSLFPYSDFRDLDHKFEWSRMEFQTWALDVANRYNYSVEFTGVGEPPSGAEDVGYCTQIGIFHRKAQATEPDISEQQGQHVYQVAYTTSYPSLQQIKYRRRVVVYETYREVHRMRRKYKMGLTWCELEADPEDPDNPRRKFTSGLPSPQPLKEAEKSTEMTPKPFCIGDKFYVPLERIIAYPKVKHLCGNVEELRALIADAVELNCSGSAVQVDLDHYADC from the exons atggaagaaaacaacCTAGAG TGCAATAGTGTGGTTGATGGTAACGTTGAAGAAGTTCCCGACaagaaggtaattaagtttaatcCTCCGTTATACAGACAACGTTATGAATTCGTTAAAAAGTTAGTGGCACAACACGAACCCAAGAAG GTTGCAGACTTGGGGTGCGGTGATGTTTTCCTACTGAGGATGTTAAAATACCAAAAGTGCCTTGAAGAGCTTGTTGGAGTAGATATCAATGAAGAGAAATTTAAATGGCATGG GTGTAAGCTGTCTGCCTGCGTGGGGGATCATCTGGACCCCAGGGAGCTGGATTTAATTATTACCTTGTATCAGGGCTCTGTTTTGGAGAAAGACTGTCGCTTGGTTGGATTTGACATGGTTACGTGTATTGAATT AATAGAACATTTTGATTCAGAAGATCTGGCCAAGTTTCCTGAAGTCGTATTTGGGTACATGTCCCCAGCCATGATCGTCATCAGCACACCGAACTCCGATTTCAACTCCCTGTTTCCATACTCAGACTTTAGGGATTTAGATCACAAATTTGAGTGGAGCAGAATGGAGTTTCAGACCTG GGCTTTAGATGTGGCAAATCGCTACAATTACTCTGTGGAGTTTACTGGTGTGGGGGAACCCCCATCAGGAGCTGAGGATGTTGGATATTGTACCCAGATAGGGATCTTCCACAGAAAAGCACAGGCAACTGAACCTGATATTTCGGAGCAGCAGGGCCAACATGTTTATCAAGTT gcTTATACGACCTCATACCCGAGTTTACAGCAAATAAAGTACCGCAGACGTGTAGTGGTTTATGAAACGTACCGAGAAGTGCACAGAATGAGACGGAAATATAAAATGGGTCTGACTTGGTGTGAGTTGGAGGCTGATCCGGAAGACCCCGACAACCCAAGAAGAAAATTCACTTCAGGCCTTCCATCCCCTCAACCACTCAAGGAAGCTGAAAAGTCCACAGAGATGACTCCCAAACCTTTCTGTATTGGAGATAAGTTTTACGTACCCCTGGAGAGAATCATTGCTTATCCGAAGGTGAAGCACTTATGTGGTAACGTGGAGGAGCTGCGAGCGCTCATCGCCGATGCCGTCGAACTGAACTGCAGCGGCTCGGCCGTGCAGGTGGACTTGGATCACTATGCTGACTGCTGA